One stretch of Eretmochelys imbricata isolate rEreImb1 chromosome 1, rEreImb1.hap1, whole genome shotgun sequence DNA includes these proteins:
- the KCTD17 gene encoding LOW QUALITY PROTEIN: BTB/POZ domain-containing protein KCTD17 (The sequence of the model RefSeq protein was modified relative to this genomic sequence to represent the inferred CDS: inserted 2 bases in 1 codon), producing the protein MQPPLGWRAPDKLQIPESSSAQHLQWRLQPGRDGEGEMXGGEETQAPERVSLTWESHPPQPANSSRAKWVRLNVGGTVFLTTRQTLCREQKSFLCRLCQGEELQSDRDETGAYLIDRDPTYFGPILNFLRHGKLVLNKDMAEEGVLEEAEFYNIGPLIRIIKDRLEEKNYTITQVPPKHVYRVLQCQEEELTQMVSTMSDGWRFEQLVNIGSSYNYGNEDQTEFLCVVSKELYNSPNGLSSEPSHKAKVRPTCTSPSVLMAYLHHHKSLFSVSSLPLSGELTRW; encoded by the exons atgcagccacctctgggatggagagCACCAGATAAACTACAGATCCCAGAATCCTCCAGTGCCCAACACCTGCAGTGGCGTCTCCAGCCTGGGAGGGACGGAGAGGGAGAGAT AGGAGGGGAGGAAACGCAGGCTCCAGAGAGGGTTTCGTTGACCTGGGAGAGCCACCCGCCGCAGCCCGCAAACAGCAGCCGGGCCAAGTGGGTCCGGCTGAACGTCGGGGGCACGGTTTTCCTCACCACCAGGCAGACCCTATGCCGGGAGCAGAAATCGTTCCTCTGCCGCTTGTGCCAGGGGGAGGAGCTGCAGTCAGACCGG GATGAGACTGGTGCTTACCTAATAGACCGGGACCCCACATATTTTGGACCTATCCTGAATTTCCTCCGTCATGGCAAGCTGGTACTGAATAAAGACATGGCTGAGGAGG GGGTTCTAGAAGAAGCTGAATTCTATAACATCGGCCCTTTAATCAGAATAATCAAGGACAGACTGGAGGAGAAGAACTACACCATAACACAG GTGCCTCCGAAGCATGTGTACCGGGTGCTGCAGTGCCAGGAAGAAGAGCTCACTCAGATGGTTTCCACTATGTCAGATGGATGGCGCTTTGAGCAG TTGGTGAATATCGGGTCATCCTATAACTATGGGAATGAGGACCAGACAGAGTTCCTGTGCGTGGTCTCCAAAGAGCTGTACAACTCACCCAATGGTCTGAGCTCTGAGCCTAGCCACAAAGCCAAGGTGAGACCAACCTGCACTTCACCGTCCGTGTTAATGGCTTATCTTCATCACCATAAGAGCCTCTTCtctgtttcctccctccccctcagcgGTGAGCTAACCAGGTGGTGA